A DNA window from Ornithodoros turicata isolate Travis chromosome 10, ASM3712646v1, whole genome shotgun sequence contains the following coding sequences:
- the LOC135370318 gene encoding Na(+)/citrate cotransporter-like isoform X2, with the protein MQEERCTSQAFIKDLPILVGILAPLLMLPVLAGGTKEVKCCYCISSTLTTLLTDALPSQVAGFLPMLILQVLGFPNIQRCYMAPAALRELASVLLVLCINCTSLVTRTALAILEYCGTRMRAILLSCLWATVATSLFLDSTAVVSVMVAIVGRLVTAIQDDVIQAFHQRSLFQKATEGFTAIRRKGLEDALFRKPEDKNNWTNKIAPVHYETNSRSEEPSCQSATPRGSTTTEVPSVELHSPPKQPAFPLKSSLAAAGKPVGRPKLQTSIFEKGKVINPGVASPTPKPSLRENVMRHASSTYMKPGILNDVAFWESQRYKRMERDLIISVTMASFLTSVISLAGNRGNRYFVAYFKMRFGQDVITHTIWWMLMLPVVIPSMIACWNRYNARILHKYDARLNKDAARAIRKCLKKQKSNLGKHRRLELLVAALFVSWLLSRIIVINEDVEEHYNFATRSLMFDYLIVVLLFALPCYGEQISYVVDGFLGFQEIKRNVPWSAIIIYGGSTSMAFAMRNSSVADWLLRDLPYSSNHGRLFTQAFLTMWASLITELVGNVATVSMLLPISVDVALKIPCNPLYFAIPITAASSTTLIFPTSSMAMAIMQERLQLSPVNLVVAGMFFKSIGVVTVLLSVGTVGNVIFTWSKVPIWATVEAINATAHFPVK; encoded by the exons ATGCAAGAGGAGCGATGCACCAGTCAAGCTTTCATAAAGGATTTACCTATACTCGTGGGCATTCTGGCTCCTCTTCTCATGCTTCCCGTACTGGCAGGTGGAACAAAG GAAGTAAAGTGTTGCTACTGCATTTCAAGTACGCTGACCACGCTCCTGACAGACGCTCTTCCCAGCCAAGTAGCCGGCTTCTTGCCCATGCTCATCCTCCAAGTACTTGGCTTCCCCAATATCCAGCGGTGTTACATGGCT CCTGCTGCTCTGAGAGAACTGGCTTCCGTGTTGTTAGTACTGTGCATCAACTGCACATCCTTGGTGACGCGAACTGCACTAGCAATCCTGGAGTACTGCGGAACGCGCATGCGTGCAATTCTTTTAAGCTGCCTCTGGGCTACCGTAGCTACTTCCTTGTTCCTGGACAGCACTGCCGTAGTCAGCGTCATGGTAGCAATCGTGGGGCGCCTGGTCACTGCAATTCAG GACGACGTCATCCAGGCGTTCCACCAGCGTTCACTCTTTCAGAAAGCAACTGAAGGGTTTACCGCAATTAGGAGAAAAGGACTAGAAGACGCCCTGTTCCGCAAGCCGGAAGACAAAAACAACTGGACGAATAAGATTGCTCCTGTACATTATGAGA CAAACTCTCGCTCAGAGGAGCCATCTTGCCAGAGTGCAACGCCCCGCGgctcaacaacaacagaggTTCCGTCGGTAGAGTTACATAGCCCTCCAAAGCAGCCGGCATTTCCGTTGAAGTCGTCTCTAGCAGCTGCAGGAAAGCCGGTGGGGCGTCCCAAGCTGCAGACGTCAATCTTCGAAAAAGGGAAAGTTATAAATCCTGGCGTCGCCTCACCGACTCCAAAGCCTAGTCTTCGCGAGAATG TGATGCGTCATGCGTCTTCGACCTACATGAAGCCAGGGATTCTGAATGACGTCGCCTTCTGGGAAAGCCA GAGGTACAAGCGCATGGAGAGAGATCTCATAATCAGCGTTACCATGGCTTCCTTCTTAACGTCCGTGATCAGCCTAGCAGGGAACCGAGGGAACCGATACTTTGTGGCATATTTTAAAAT GCGTTTCGGTCAGGACGTGATAACGCACACGATCTGGTGGATGCTGATGCTCCCTGTCGTGATACCGTCCATGATTGCATGCTGGAACCGGTACAACGCCAGGATCCTGCATAAATA TGACGCACGCTTGAACAAGGATGCAGCCAGGGCCATTCGAAAATGTCTGAAAAAACAGAAAAGTAATCTTGGGAAACACAG GCGACTGGAGCTCCTGGTTGCTGCACTATTTGTATCCTGGCTCTTGTCCAGGATAATCGTAATTAACGAAGACGTCGAGGAACACTATAACTT TGCTACAAGAAGTTTGATGTTCGACTACCTAATAGTTGTACTCCTGTTTGCCTTGCCATGCTACGGGGAGCAAATAAGCTACGTAGTCGACGGGTTCCTCGGCTTCCAGGAAATAAAGCGAAACGTCCCATGGAGCGCCATCATAATTTACGGAGGCAGCACGTCCATGGCGTTTGCGATGCGG AATTCCTCGGTAGCCGACTGGCTTCTGCGCGACCTTCCCTACAGCAGCAACCACGGCAGGCTTTTCACGCAAGCCTTCCTTACAATGTGGGCCTCACTGATAACAGAACTCGTGGGGAATGTGGCGACAGTCTCTATGTTACTTCCTATCTCCGTCGACGTG GCGCTCAAGATTCCATGCAATCCACTATACTTTGCAATTCCCATCACAGCTGCATCTTCCACGACCCTGATATTTCCTACTTCGTCCATGGCCATGGCCATCATGCAAGAAAGACTCCAGCTCAGTCCCGTAAACCTG GTGGTGGCCGGCATGTTCTTCAAGTCTATTGGTGTGGTGACTGTGCTCCTGAGCGTTGGTACGGTGGGCAACGTGATCTTCACCTGGAGCAAAGTACCCATTTGGGCGACCGTTGAAGCAATCAATGCTACCGCTCATTTTCCTGTTAAATAA
- the LOC135370318 gene encoding uncharacterized protein LOC135370318 isoform X1, with product MQEERCTSQAFIKDLPILVGILAPLLMLPVLAGGTKEVKCCYCISSTLTTLLTDALPSQVAGFLPMLILQVLGFPNIQRCYMAAGRISLISLTKVTILQPAALRELASVLLVLCINCTSLVTRTALAILEYCGTRMRAILLSCLWATVATSLFLDSTAVVSVMVAIVGRLVTAIQDDVIQAFHQRSLFQKATEGFTAIRRKGLEDALFRKPEDKNNWTNKIAPVHYETNSRSEEPSCQSATPRGSTTTEVPSVELHSPPKQPAFPLKSSLAAAGKPVGRPKLQTSIFEKGKVINPGVASPTPKPSLRENVMRHASSTYMKPGILNDVAFWESQRYKRMERDLIISVTMASFLTSVISLAGNRGNRYFVAYFKMRFGQDVITHTIWWMLMLPVVIPSMIACWNRYNARILHKYDARLNKDAARAIRKCLKKQKSNLGKHRRLELLVAALFVSWLLSRIIVINEDVEEHYNFATRSLMFDYLIVVLLFALPCYGEQISYVVDGFLGFQEIKRNVPWSAIIIYGGSTSMAFAMRNSSVADWLLRDLPYSSNHGRLFTQAFLTMWASLITELVGNVATVSMLLPISVDVALKIPCNPLYFAIPITAASSTTLIFPTSSMAMAIMQERLQLSPVNLVVAGMFFKSIGVVTVLLSVGTVGNVIFTWSKVPIWATVEAINATAHFPVK from the exons ATGCAAGAGGAGCGATGCACCAGTCAAGCTTTCATAAAGGATTTACCTATACTCGTGGGCATTCTGGCTCCTCTTCTCATGCTTCCCGTACTGGCAGGTGGAACAAAG GAAGTAAAGTGTTGCTACTGCATTTCAAGTACGCTGACCACGCTCCTGACAGACGCTCTTCCCAGCCAAGTAGCCGGCTTCTTGCCCATGCTCATCCTCCAAGTACTTGGCTTCCCCAATATCCAGCGGTGTTACATGGCT GCAGGGAGGATCTCGTTGATATCCCTAACCAAAGTCACCATCTTACAGCCTGCTGCTCTGAGAGAACTGGCTTCCGTGTTGTTAGTACTGTGCATCAACTGCACATCCTTGGTGACGCGAACTGCACTAGCAATCCTGGAGTACTGCGGAACGCGCATGCGTGCAATTCTTTTAAGCTGCCTCTGGGCTACCGTAGCTACTTCCTTGTTCCTGGACAGCACTGCCGTAGTCAGCGTCATGGTAGCAATCGTGGGGCGCCTGGTCACTGCAATTCAG GACGACGTCATCCAGGCGTTCCACCAGCGTTCACTCTTTCAGAAAGCAACTGAAGGGTTTACCGCAATTAGGAGAAAAGGACTAGAAGACGCCCTGTTCCGCAAGCCGGAAGACAAAAACAACTGGACGAATAAGATTGCTCCTGTACATTATGAGA CAAACTCTCGCTCAGAGGAGCCATCTTGCCAGAGTGCAACGCCCCGCGgctcaacaacaacagaggTTCCGTCGGTAGAGTTACATAGCCCTCCAAAGCAGCCGGCATTTCCGTTGAAGTCGTCTCTAGCAGCTGCAGGAAAGCCGGTGGGGCGTCCCAAGCTGCAGACGTCAATCTTCGAAAAAGGGAAAGTTATAAATCCTGGCGTCGCCTCACCGACTCCAAAGCCTAGTCTTCGCGAGAATG TGATGCGTCATGCGTCTTCGACCTACATGAAGCCAGGGATTCTGAATGACGTCGCCTTCTGGGAAAGCCA GAGGTACAAGCGCATGGAGAGAGATCTCATAATCAGCGTTACCATGGCTTCCTTCTTAACGTCCGTGATCAGCCTAGCAGGGAACCGAGGGAACCGATACTTTGTGGCATATTTTAAAAT GCGTTTCGGTCAGGACGTGATAACGCACACGATCTGGTGGATGCTGATGCTCCCTGTCGTGATACCGTCCATGATTGCATGCTGGAACCGGTACAACGCCAGGATCCTGCATAAATA TGACGCACGCTTGAACAAGGATGCAGCCAGGGCCATTCGAAAATGTCTGAAAAAACAGAAAAGTAATCTTGGGAAACACAG GCGACTGGAGCTCCTGGTTGCTGCACTATTTGTATCCTGGCTCTTGTCCAGGATAATCGTAATTAACGAAGACGTCGAGGAACACTATAACTT TGCTACAAGAAGTTTGATGTTCGACTACCTAATAGTTGTACTCCTGTTTGCCTTGCCATGCTACGGGGAGCAAATAAGCTACGTAGTCGACGGGTTCCTCGGCTTCCAGGAAATAAAGCGAAACGTCCCATGGAGCGCCATCATAATTTACGGAGGCAGCACGTCCATGGCGTTTGCGATGCGG AATTCCTCGGTAGCCGACTGGCTTCTGCGCGACCTTCCCTACAGCAGCAACCACGGCAGGCTTTTCACGCAAGCCTTCCTTACAATGTGGGCCTCACTGATAACAGAACTCGTGGGGAATGTGGCGACAGTCTCTATGTTACTTCCTATCTCCGTCGACGTG GCGCTCAAGATTCCATGCAATCCACTATACTTTGCAATTCCCATCACAGCTGCATCTTCCACGACCCTGATATTTCCTACTTCGTCCATGGCCATGGCCATCATGCAAGAAAGACTCCAGCTCAGTCCCGTAAACCTG GTGGTGGCCGGCATGTTCTTCAAGTCTATTGGTGTGGTGACTGTGCTCCTGAGCGTTGGTACGGTGGGCAACGTGATCTTCACCTGGAGCAAAGTACCCATTTGGGCGACCGTTGAAGCAATCAATGCTACCGCTCATTTTCCTGTTAAATAA
- the LOC135370318 gene encoding uncharacterized protein LOC135370318 isoform X3: protein MQEERCTSQAFIKDLPILVGILAPLLMLPVLAGGTKEVKCCYCISSTLTTLLTDALPSQVAGFLPMLILQVLGFPNIQRCYMAAGRISLISLTKVTILQPAALRELASVLLVLCINCTSLVTRTALAILEYCGTRMRAILLSCLWATVATSLFLDSTAVVSVMVAIVGRLVTAIQDDVIQAFHQRSLFQKATEGFTAIRRKGLEDALFRKPEDKNNWTNKIAPVHYETNSRSEEPSCQSATPRGSTTTEVPSVELHSPPKQPAFPLKSSLAAAGKPVGRPKLQTSIFEKGKVINPGVASPTPKPSLRENVMRHASSTYMKPGILNDVAFWESQRYKRMERDLIISVTMASFLTSVISLAGNRGNRYFVAYFKMRFGQDVITHTIWWMLMLPVVIPSMIACWNRYNARILHKYDARLNKDAARAIRKCLKKQKSNLGKHSATRSLMFDYLIVVLLFALPCYGEQISYVVDGFLGFQEIKRNVPWSAIIIYGGSTSMAFAMRNSSVADWLLRDLPYSSNHGRLFTQAFLTMWASLITELVGNVATVSMLLPISVDVALKIPCNPLYFAIPITAASSTTLIFPTSSMAMAIMQERLQLSPVNLVVAGMFFKSIGVVTVLLSVGTVGNVIFTWSKVPIWATVEAINATAHFPVK from the exons ATGCAAGAGGAGCGATGCACCAGTCAAGCTTTCATAAAGGATTTACCTATACTCGTGGGCATTCTGGCTCCTCTTCTCATGCTTCCCGTACTGGCAGGTGGAACAAAG GAAGTAAAGTGTTGCTACTGCATTTCAAGTACGCTGACCACGCTCCTGACAGACGCTCTTCCCAGCCAAGTAGCCGGCTTCTTGCCCATGCTCATCCTCCAAGTACTTGGCTTCCCCAATATCCAGCGGTGTTACATGGCT GCAGGGAGGATCTCGTTGATATCCCTAACCAAAGTCACCATCTTACAGCCTGCTGCTCTGAGAGAACTGGCTTCCGTGTTGTTAGTACTGTGCATCAACTGCACATCCTTGGTGACGCGAACTGCACTAGCAATCCTGGAGTACTGCGGAACGCGCATGCGTGCAATTCTTTTAAGCTGCCTCTGGGCTACCGTAGCTACTTCCTTGTTCCTGGACAGCACTGCCGTAGTCAGCGTCATGGTAGCAATCGTGGGGCGCCTGGTCACTGCAATTCAG GACGACGTCATCCAGGCGTTCCACCAGCGTTCACTCTTTCAGAAAGCAACTGAAGGGTTTACCGCAATTAGGAGAAAAGGACTAGAAGACGCCCTGTTCCGCAAGCCGGAAGACAAAAACAACTGGACGAATAAGATTGCTCCTGTACATTATGAGA CAAACTCTCGCTCAGAGGAGCCATCTTGCCAGAGTGCAACGCCCCGCGgctcaacaacaacagaggTTCCGTCGGTAGAGTTACATAGCCCTCCAAAGCAGCCGGCATTTCCGTTGAAGTCGTCTCTAGCAGCTGCAGGAAAGCCGGTGGGGCGTCCCAAGCTGCAGACGTCAATCTTCGAAAAAGGGAAAGTTATAAATCCTGGCGTCGCCTCACCGACTCCAAAGCCTAGTCTTCGCGAGAATG TGATGCGTCATGCGTCTTCGACCTACATGAAGCCAGGGATTCTGAATGACGTCGCCTTCTGGGAAAGCCA GAGGTACAAGCGCATGGAGAGAGATCTCATAATCAGCGTTACCATGGCTTCCTTCTTAACGTCCGTGATCAGCCTAGCAGGGAACCGAGGGAACCGATACTTTGTGGCATATTTTAAAAT GCGTTTCGGTCAGGACGTGATAACGCACACGATCTGGTGGATGCTGATGCTCCCTGTCGTGATACCGTCCATGATTGCATGCTGGAACCGGTACAACGCCAGGATCCTGCATAAATA TGACGCACGCTTGAACAAGGATGCAGCCAGGGCCATTCGAAAATGTCTGAAAAAACAGAAAAGTAATCTTGGGAAACACAG TGCTACAAGAAGTTTGATGTTCGACTACCTAATAGTTGTACTCCTGTTTGCCTTGCCATGCTACGGGGAGCAAATAAGCTACGTAGTCGACGGGTTCCTCGGCTTCCAGGAAATAAAGCGAAACGTCCCATGGAGCGCCATCATAATTTACGGAGGCAGCACGTCCATGGCGTTTGCGATGCGG AATTCCTCGGTAGCCGACTGGCTTCTGCGCGACCTTCCCTACAGCAGCAACCACGGCAGGCTTTTCACGCAAGCCTTCCTTACAATGTGGGCCTCACTGATAACAGAACTCGTGGGGAATGTGGCGACAGTCTCTATGTTACTTCCTATCTCCGTCGACGTG GCGCTCAAGATTCCATGCAATCCACTATACTTTGCAATTCCCATCACAGCTGCATCTTCCACGACCCTGATATTTCCTACTTCGTCCATGGCCATGGCCATCATGCAAGAAAGACTCCAGCTCAGTCCCGTAAACCTG GTGGTGGCCGGCATGTTCTTCAAGTCTATTGGTGTGGTGACTGTGCTCCTGAGCGTTGGTACGGTGGGCAACGTGATCTTCACCTGGAGCAAAGTACCCATTTGGGCGACCGTTGAAGCAATCAATGCTACCGCTCATTTTCCTGTTAAATAA
- the LOC135369765 gene encoding nucleolar protein dao-5-like, with the protein MFQSDQNLCREADSPGQKISSENQVKYDGEGRHSASPVAEPDTLRADPLPTRISQTSNGGDTGLSPSSAEPPQVSELEPCEDGVPSETVNENPELREMESVLRNVIQIMQEPPVRLAEKVVDDVNVSSGDLIADPQASTSGNDEPAVRFAMKQTCDSSENTSPDATPKKSKVARPVLKHREPPKNTKPKNTFNDRIRFFARKKPAQNKIEKPASHRVLEVQGNPRKPAGPEGAEFLSKLSFLDNIDRKITWGKAKTYPGSVTVSELNDDRIGTTEVNRMATKVKKRKKQEPQPKPKFEGISLLRSILGISSPSPNRKGAITNTKNPKRSPSAKPTNKQSPSRTPRTQSPRGKKKSLSREKMPAKEGSAKTDTKEEASAESVKSATSSESESTGENNTSQS; encoded by the coding sequence ATGTTCCAGTCGGATCAAAATTTATGCCGAGAGGCTGACTCCCCGGGACAGAAAATCAGCTCGGAGAATCAGGTAAAATATGACGGGGAGGGTCGGCACAGCGCGTCTCCTGTGGCCGAACCTGACACCCTCAGGGCCGACCCGCTTCCGACTCGAATCTCGCAGACCAGTAACGGGGGAGATACCGGGCTTTCCCCTTCCAGCGCGGAACCCCCGCAAGTGTCCGAGCTCGAACCTTGCGAAGATGGCGTGCCGTCCGAGACTGTTAATGAAAATCCGGAGCTTAGAGAGATGGAAAGCGTGCTTAGAAATGTGATACAAATAATGCAAGAGCCTCCCGTGCGGCTTGCGGAAAAGGTCGTCGACGACGTAAACGTCTCTTCCGGCGACCTGATCGCCGACCCCCAGGCATCGACCAGCGGTAACGATGAGCCCGCCGTAAGATTCGCGATGAAACAAACTTGCGACAGCAGTGAGAACACCTCCCCCGATGCGACTCCGAAGAAGTCCAAAGTCGCGAGGCCTGTGCTGAAACATAGAGAACCGCCAAAGAACACGAAGCCCAAGAACACGTTTAACGATCGCATAAGGTTTTTCGCCAGGAAGAAGCCGGCCCAGAACAAAATTGAGAAACCTGCGAGTCACCGTGTGTTAGAAGTCCAGGGAAACCCTAGAAAGCCCGCGGGTCCCGAAGGAGCAGAATTCCTTTCGAAGCTTTCCTTCCTCGACAACATCGATCGCAAGATCACCTGGGGAAAGGCAAAGACGTACCCTGGAAGTGTAACGGTGTCCGAGCTTAACGACGATCGCATTGGAACTACGGAGGTCAATCGGATGGCCACCAAAGTAAAGAAACGTAAGAAGCAAGAGCCGCAGCCCAAGCCCAAGTTTGAAGGCATCTCTTTGTTGAGGAGCATCCTGGGTATCTCTAGCCCGTCACCGAATCGTAAGGGAGCCATAACGAATACGAAGAACCCGAAACGGTCGCCCAGTGCGAAGCCCACGAACAAGCAGTCGCCTAGTCGTACGCCACGCACACAGTCACCCCgcggaaagaagaaaagcctGTCTAGAGAGAAGATGCCTGCGAAAGAGGGATCTGCGAAGACCGACACCAAGGAAGAAGCTAGTGCAGAGTCTGTGAAATCCGCAACGTCCTCCGAAAGTGAATCTACGGGAGAAAACAATACGAGTCAGAGCTGA
- the LOC135371055 gene encoding beta-hexosaminidase subunit beta-like, whose product MLMCQSFLTYVAILTFPCGAEIISKDPRRPLKASPDTTEARPLEKQEEPGAPWPMPKLWQPTDKLMTLDTSRFFLVTSVRSCDIITDALHRYRALIRSTADRNARPADGLPVLDSLEVKVANYEIRDCSYPYEDADESYVIDITKGNKVLKANTTWGVLRGLETFTHLIYTDEEGLTCFINETYIEDSPRYTFRSILIDTARHFLPTWLIKQNLDAMSYNKFNVLHWHIVDDQSWPLQLKSFPNMTDIGAFTKHHVYTQEDVKDIIEYARLRGIRVIPEIDAPGHTQALGSVLPSILTACYGKGVRGTALYGEYSAHDILDPMNNSTYDVMATIYAEVQRIFKDEYIHLGMDEVYPECWKSSLEVDRFLKANQLGNITEFEQYYIHRTLRNVMTLKYKSIIWEDPVTNGANVDQNTLVTVWKSTVYPESWYGSARLVTDKGYRIIVAACWYLDLISYGEDWKTYYECNPAGFARSEKSKDLVVGGEACLWGEYVDETNFISTLWPRASAVAERLWSPENMTNAWEAKFRLDRHRCRMVQRGLSAQPILCGYCRNYQSNLYARQQGRQRHPYDFAGLHECRSLLLCGLLLVLGCAWITRRHFSVLPMVLRCTRWIVTPAPKGKTCYS is encoded by the exons ATGTTGATGTGCCAGTCTTTCCTGACTTATGTGGCAATCCTAACGTTTCCCTGCGGTGCCGAAATCATTTCTAAAGATCCTCGTCGTCCTCTGAAG GCTTCTCCTGACACAACTGAAGCTCGGCCCCTTGAGAAGCAAGAGGAACCTGGCGCACCGTGGCCCATGCCCAAATTGTGGCAGCCGACCGACAAGCTCATGACCCTGGACACTTCACGGTTCTTTCTCGTAACGAGTGTCCGGTCATGTGACATTATAACGGACGCATTACATCGCTACCGGGCTCTCATTCGATCAACTGCTGATAGGAATGCGCGTCCGGCCGATGGACTACCTGTCCTGGACTCGCTGGAAGTTAAAGTGGCCAACTATGAAATTCGTGACTGCAGCTATCCTTACGAAGACGCGGACGAAAGTT ACGTCATTGACATCACCAAGGGTAATAAGGTACTCAAGGCAAACACCACGTGGGGTGTGCTAAGAG GTCTTGAAACGTTTACCCACCTGATCTACACGGACGAAGAAGGGTTAACT TGCTTCATCAACGAAACTTATATTGAAGATTCACCTAGGTATACTTTCCGAAGCATACTGATCGATACGGCGAGACATTTTCTGCCCACGTGGCTCATAAAGCAGAATCTT GATGCCATGTCCTACAACAAGTTCAATGTTTTACACTGGCACATCGTGGATGACCAGTCATGGCCACTGCAGCTGAAGAGCTTCCCCAACATGACTGATATT GGAGCGTTCACCAAGCACCACGTCTACACTCAAGAGGACGTAAAAGACATAATCGAATACGCCCGGCTTCGAGGTATTCGTGTGATACCAGAGATCGATGCCCCAGGACACACACAGGCCCTTGGAAGCGTGCTGCCCT CAATCTTGACTGCCTGCTATGGCAAAGGAGTAAGGGGCACAGCTTTGTATGGAGAGTACAGCGCTCACGACATCCTCGACCCCATGAACAACAGCACATATGACGTCATGGCGACCATATACGCCGAAGTACAACGCATTTTCAAGGATGAATACATCCACCTCGGTATGGATGAGGTCTATCCCGAATGCTG GAAAAGTAGTCTAGAGGTTGACAGGTTCCTGAAAGCCAACCAGCTGGGTAACATCACGGAATTTGAGCAGTACTACATCCATCGAACACTGCGAAACGTCATGACGCTCAAGTACAAATCTATAATTTGGGAAGACCCCGTCACGAACGGTGCCAAC GTTGATCAAAACACACTTGTCACTGTGTGGAAGTCCACCGTTTACCCCGAATCTTGGTACGGCTCCGCACGCCTAGTAACGGATAAAGGATATCGCATTATCGTTGCTGCATGCTGGTACCTGGACCTGATTAGTTACGGAGAAGATTGGAAAACCTACTACGAATGCAACCCTGCAGGCTTCGCAA GATCGGAAAAATCAAAAGACCTCGTTGTTGGTGGTGAAGCCTGCTTGTGGGGCGAGTATGTGGATGAGACCAACTTCATCTCAACACTTTG GCCCCGAGCCTCGGCTGTGGCAGAGAGGCTCTGGAGTCCAGAGAACATGACGAATGCCTGGGAGGCCAAGTTCAGGCTCGATCGTCATCGATGCAGAATGGTGCA GCGAGGCTTGTCAGCGCAACCCATACTATGCGGCTATTGTAGAAACTACCAGTCCAACCTGTATGCTCGCCAACAAGGCAGGCAAAGGCACCCGTATGATTTCGCAGGACTCCACGAATGCAGATCACTGCTGTTGTGCGGATTGCTTCTG